From the genome of Actinacidiphila yeochonensis CN732, one region includes:
- a CDS encoding DUF2470 domain-containing protein, whose product MTRPGNPSPGLAGLAGDGQPHPDGKEARPQPSAAERARTLVESNSSLALTIPALRPRPTGPELPLRRSVGPDGDVFLLVPASSWAAAAVRHAADDEVPAVLEATDVAPVSVPHRVRGRAWVAGWLTPVPGGAFESGTELLRLEPGDITVDDLWGAGPVEPDEFADAVPDPLAAVEADMLQHLAASHPHEMELLCALLRPDAGCAGGARCADGPGARPAGRQAVAAVPLALDRFGLRVRFTGPEGPFDARFDFPSPVAGPAAARRALRTLFAAASLDG is encoded by the coding sequence ATGACTCGACCCGGGAACCCATCACCTGGCCTTGCCGGACTCGCAGGCGACGGTCAGCCGCATCCCGACGGGAAAGAGGCGCGCCCGCAGCCCTCGGCCGCGGAGCGCGCGCGCACTCTCGTCGAGAGTAACTCGTCCCTCGCGCTGACCATTCCCGCGCTGCGCCCGCGGCCCACCGGGCCCGAGCTGCCGCTGCGCCGCTCCGTCGGGCCCGACGGAGACGTCTTTCTGCTGGTCCCGGCCTCCTCCTGGGCCGCCGCCGCGGTCCGGCACGCCGCCGACGACGAGGTGCCGGCTGTGCTGGAGGCCACTGACGTCGCCCCGGTCTCGGTCCCCCACCGCGTGCGCGGCCGGGCCTGGGTCGCCGGCTGGCTCACCCCGGTTCCGGGCGGCGCCTTCGAGAGCGGGACGGAGCTGCTGCGCCTGGAGCCCGGCGACATCACGGTGGACGACCTGTGGGGCGCCGGGCCCGTCGAGCCGGACGAGTTCGCCGACGCGGTCCCCGACCCGCTGGCCGCGGTGGAGGCCGACATGCTCCAGCACCTGGCCGCCTCGCACCCGCACGAGATGGAGCTGCTGTGCGCCCTGCTCCGGCCGGACGCCGGCTGCGCCGGCGGGGCCCGGTGCGCTGACGGGCCGGGCGCGCGGCCGGCGGGCCGGCAGGCGGTGGCCGCGGTGCCGCTGGCCCTGGACCGGTTCGGGCTGCGGGTGCGGTTCACCGGCCCCGAGGGGCCGTTCGACGCGCGCTTCGACTTCCCCTCCCCGGTGGCCGGCCCGGCCGCCGCCCGCCGGGCGCTGCGCACGCTCTTCGCCGCCGCCTCCCTCGACGGCTGA
- the rpsD gene encoding 30S ribosomal protein S4: MNQSRPKVKKSRALGIALTPKAVKYFEARPYPPGEHGRGRKQNSDYKTRLLEKQRLRAQYDISERQMLRAYDRAKKVQGKTGEALIVELERRLDALVLRAGLARTIYQARQMVVHGHIEVNGRKVDKPSFRVRPEDVVQVRERSREKTPFVVAREGGWSGEGEAPRYLQINLQALAFRLDREPNRSEIPVICDEQLVVEFYAR, translated from the coding sequence GTGAACCAGTCGCGTCCCAAGGTCAAGAAGTCCCGAGCGCTCGGCATCGCGCTCACCCCCAAGGCGGTCAAGTACTTCGAGGCGCGCCCCTACCCGCCGGGCGAGCACGGTCGCGGTCGCAAGCAGAACAGCGACTACAAGACCCGCCTGCTGGAGAAGCAGCGGCTGCGCGCGCAGTACGACATCAGCGAGCGGCAGATGCTGCGTGCCTACGACCGCGCGAAGAAGGTCCAGGGCAAGACGGGCGAGGCGCTCATCGTCGAGCTGGAGCGCCGGCTCGACGCACTGGTGCTGCGCGCCGGTCTGGCCCGCACGATCTACCAGGCCCGCCAGATGGTCGTGCACGGGCACATCGAGGTCAACGGCCGCAAGGTCGACAAGCCGTCGTTCCGGGTCCGCCCCGAGGACGTCGTGCAGGTGCGTGAGCGCTCCCGCGAGAAGACGCCGTTCGTCGTCGCCCGCGAAGGCGGCTGGAGCGGCGAGGGCGAGGCCCCGCGCTACCTCCAGATCAACCTGCAGGCGCTCGCCTTCCGGCTGGACCGGGAGCCGAACCGGAGCGAGATTCCGGTGATCTGTGACGAGCAGCTCGTGGTCGAGTTCTACGCCCGCTGA
- a CDS encoding ATP-binding protein yields the protein MESVGNLPAELTAFLGRRAELVAAEAHMARSRLVTVTGPGGVGKSRLALQTARRTQDGFRDGVRFADLSELRDPAQLARTVAEAVGLPGGAPRSPRSARAALAEHLAGRELLLVVDGFDRVREEAAALIGTVLRRAPGLRVLAAGRRPLGLTGERLLPLAPLTAPGEAVALFAERAAEVVPGFRVDSSNAAEVAELCARLDGLPLALELAAARLRALSVGELLDRLDDRFRLLAGGDPAGPERHRALRTTVGWSHELCTPEERLLWARLSAFAGSFELEAAEYVCAGPDLAPPDVAEALEGLVAQSVVVREVRDERVRPAPGRGRGPDGGDDDDPGALTGLTGSGTPWGVGRPAPVRGTRYRLLESVREYGAWWLAELGDVPRMRRRHRDWYLGLATWCELEWLGPRQPEVAARVTTELPNLRAALELSLDGPGEDPAVGQYLAGTLWFCWVGCGRLAEGRHWLRRALDAGGSHGGARAKAMGAYGGVALLQGDFTAAFAVLRQCREEAAAGGNATAEVSATHQLGYLALLSDDAPAAERFLAEALYGYQRLGLLDGTVLMGQVGLAMAAALQGDVARAARLAEETRELCLDRGEQWARTYALYVLAYTAWLDGASRRARRLAEQALSTGYALHDLLGSLLALDLLVLVTEQEGAHREAAVLQGATTRLWDDIGPRLFGSRSFTAPHTACEQRVRHRLGDRAYAEALREGGRLSFDATARRALTPRACLPRPRSATTPLPR from the coding sequence ATGGAGTCCGTGGGAAACCTGCCTGCCGAACTCACCGCCTTCCTCGGCCGCCGCGCCGAACTCGTCGCGGCCGAAGCACACATGGCCCGTTCGCGCCTGGTCACCGTGACCGGGCCGGGCGGCGTCGGGAAGTCCCGGCTCGCCCTTCAGACGGCCCGCCGCACGCAGGACGGCTTCCGCGACGGCGTCCGGTTCGCCGATCTCTCGGAGCTGCGCGACCCGGCCCAACTGGCCCGCACGGTGGCCGAGGCCGTCGGGCTGCCCGGCGGTGCCCCGCGCTCGCCGCGCTCGGCCCGCGCCGCCCTCGCGGAGCACCTGGCCGGCCGCGAACTGCTGCTCGTCGTCGACGGGTTCGACCGGGTACGGGAGGAGGCCGCGGCCCTGATCGGCACGGTGCTGCGACGGGCGCCGGGCCTGCGGGTGCTGGCGGCCGGCCGCCGGCCGCTGGGCCTGACCGGGGAACGGCTGCTTCCGCTGGCCCCGCTGACGGCGCCCGGCGAGGCCGTGGCGCTGTTCGCGGAGCGGGCGGCGGAGGTGGTGCCGGGCTTCCGCGTCGACTCCTCCAACGCCGCGGAGGTGGCCGAGCTGTGCGCGCGCCTCGACGGGCTGCCGCTGGCCCTGGAGCTGGCGGCGGCCCGGCTGCGGGCGCTGTCGGTGGGGGAGCTGCTGGACCGGCTCGACGACCGGTTCCGGCTGCTGGCCGGCGGCGACCCGGCCGGCCCGGAGCGGCACCGGGCGCTGCGCACCACGGTCGGCTGGAGCCATGAGCTGTGCACGCCCGAGGAGCGGCTGCTGTGGGCACGGCTGTCGGCCTTCGCCGGCTCCTTCGAGCTGGAGGCGGCCGAGTACGTCTGCGCCGGCCCGGACCTGGCGCCGCCCGACGTCGCCGAGGCCCTGGAGGGCCTGGTGGCGCAGTCCGTGGTGGTGCGCGAGGTGCGCGACGAGCGGGTCCGCCCGGCCCCGGGCCGAGGCCGCGGGCCGGACGGCGGCGACGATGACGACCCGGGCGCGCTCACCGGCCTGACCGGGTCGGGGACGCCCTGGGGCGTCGGGCGGCCGGCCCCGGTGCGGGGCACCCGCTACCGGCTGCTGGAGAGCGTCCGGGAGTACGGTGCCTGGTGGCTGGCCGAGCTCGGCGACGTCCCGCGGATGCGCCGCCGCCACCGCGACTGGTACCTGGGCCTGGCCACCTGGTGCGAGCTGGAGTGGCTCGGTCCCCGGCAGCCGGAGGTGGCCGCGCGGGTCACGACCGAGCTGCCGAACCTTCGGGCCGCGCTGGAGCTGAGCCTGGACGGCCCGGGCGAGGACCCTGCCGTCGGCCAGTACCTCGCCGGCACGCTGTGGTTCTGCTGGGTGGGTTGCGGGCGGCTCGCCGAGGGACGGCACTGGCTGCGGCGGGCGCTGGACGCCGGCGGCTCGCACGGCGGCGCGCGGGCCAAGGCGATGGGCGCGTACGGCGGGGTCGCGCTCCTCCAGGGCGACTTCACGGCCGCCTTCGCCGTACTGCGGCAGTGCCGGGAGGAGGCCGCTGCCGGCGGGAACGCCACGGCCGAGGTGTCCGCGACGCACCAACTGGGGTATCTGGCGCTGCTCTCGGACGACGCTCCGGCGGCCGAGCGGTTCCTCGCCGAGGCCCTGTACGGATACCAGCGGCTCGGGCTGCTGGACGGCACGGTGCTCATGGGGCAGGTCGGGCTGGCGATGGCGGCCGCGCTCCAGGGCGACGTCGCGCGGGCGGCACGGCTGGCCGAGGAGACCCGGGAGCTCTGCCTCGACCGGGGCGAGCAGTGGGCGCGGACCTACGCCCTGTACGTCCTCGCCTACACCGCCTGGCTCGACGGCGCGTCCCGCCGGGCCCGCCGGCTGGCCGAGCAGGCCCTGTCCACCGGGTACGCCCTGCACGACCTGCTGGGTTCACTGCTCGCCCTCGACCTGCTGGTCCTGGTCACCGAGCAGGAGGGGGCGCACCGGGAGGCCGCGGTGCTCCAGGGCGCGACCACCCGACTGTGGGACGACATCGGCCCGCGCCTGTTCGGCTCCCGCTCCTTCACCGCACCGCACACGGCCTGCGAGCAGCGGGTACGCCACCGTCTGGGCGACCGCGCGTACGCGGAGGCGCTCCGCGAGGGCGGCCGGCTCTCCTTCGACGCCACGGCCCGCCGCGCCCTCACCCCCCGCGCCTGCCTCCCCCGCCCCCGCTCTGCGACCACTCCCCTCCCCCGCTGA
- a CDS encoding DUF948 domain-containing protein, whose protein sequence is MSGGEVAGLVLAVFWAILVSFLAVALVRLAQTLRQTTELVAGLTEQAVPLLGEASDALRAAHSQLDRVDGITSDVAEVAANASALSSTVAATLGGPLVKVAAFGYGVRRAVGLQTGDSGRSRARTLSGQVLPTARRGRRNRRSKD, encoded by the coding sequence GTGTCGGGTGGAGAGGTGGCCGGCCTCGTTCTGGCGGTCTTCTGGGCGATCCTGGTGTCGTTCCTCGCCGTCGCCCTGGTCCGGCTCGCCCAGACCCTCCGGCAGACCACCGAGCTGGTGGCCGGGCTGACCGAGCAGGCCGTGCCCCTGCTCGGCGAGGCCTCCGACGCCCTGCGCGCCGCCCACAGCCAGCTCGACCGGGTGGACGGCATCACCTCCGACGTCGCCGAGGTGGCCGCCAACGCCTCCGCGCTGTCCTCCACGGTGGCCGCCACCCTCGGCGGGCCGCTGGTGAAGGTCGCGGCCTTCGGCTACGGCGTGCGCCGCGCGGTCGGACTCCAGACCGGCGACAGCGGCAGGAGCCGCGCCCGCACGCTGTCCGGCCAGGTGCTGCCCACCGCCCGCCGCGGACGCCGCAACCGCCGCTCCAAGGACTGA
- a CDS encoding DUF6167 family protein, translated as MIRRLFWFLTGAAAGVWTTVKVGRTVRRLGPDSLAATAADRALEAGARARLFARDVRAGMAQRQDELNDALGLGAPQTQYHEQDPRVLPAGRDLPELPARAPEPPASRWGVAYRGRQARVNRKDEH; from the coding sequence ATGATCCGCCGCCTGTTCTGGTTCCTGACCGGCGCCGCCGCCGGCGTGTGGACCACCGTGAAGGTCGGGCGCACCGTGCGCCGCCTCGGCCCCGACAGCCTCGCCGCCACCGCCGCCGACCGCGCCCTCGAAGCCGGCGCCCGCGCGCGGCTGTTCGCCAGGGACGTGCGCGCCGGCATGGCACAGCGCCAGGACGAGCTGAACGACGCGCTCGGCCTCGGCGCCCCCCAGACCCAGTACCACGAACAGGACCCCCGGGTCCTGCCGGCCGGCCGGGACCTCCCCGAGCTGCCCGCGCGGGCCCCCGAGCCCCCGGCATCCCGCTGGGGCGTCGCGTACCGCGGCCGTCAGGCCCGCGTGAACCGGAAGGACGAACACTGA
- the alaS gene encoding alanine--tRNA ligase yields MESAEIRRRWLRFFEERGHTVVPSASLIADDPTLLLVPAGMVPFKPYFLGEAKPPHPRATSVQKCVRTPDIEEVGKTTRHGTFFQMCGNFSFGDYFKEEAIRYAWELLTSSQEEGGYGLDPERLWITVYEKDDEAERIWRDVVGVPAERIQRLGMDSNYWSMGVPGPCGPCSEINYDRGPEFGVEGGPAVNDERYVEIWNLVFMQYERGPGIGKGNFEILGDLPARNIDTGLGLERLAMILQGVRNMYETDTLRAVIDTATALTGVHYGAAHDSDVSLRVVADHMRTAVMLIGDGVTPGNEGRGYVLRRIMRRAIRNMRMLGAERPVVAELVDVVIGTMGQQYPELINDRKRIESVALAEESRFLKTLSAGTNILDTAVSETKSAGGSVLAGEQAFLLHDTWGFPIDLTLEMAAEQGLSVDEDGFRRLMKEQRDRAKADAQAKKTGHADLSAYREVADRAGVTDFTGYTMDGNEATVVGLLVDGRPSPAATEGDEVEVVLDRTPFYAEGGGQLADTGRIRLDNGAVVEVRDVQRPVPGVSVHKGVVQVGEVTVGAAVHAQIDLTRRRAIARAHSATHLTHQALRDALGPTAAQAGSENSPGRFRFDFGSPTAVPGTVLGDVEQQINEVLARELDVTAEVMPIARAKAEGAIAEFGEKYGEHVRVVTIGDFSKELCGGTHVQNTAQLGLVKLLGESSIGSGVRRVEALVGVDAYNFLAREHTVVAQLTELVKGRPEELPERIAGMLGKLKDAEKEIERFRAEKVLQAAAGLAEAAEDVKGVALVTGTVPEGTGTDDLRRLVLDVRQRVGGGRPAVVALFAVAGGRPQTVIAVNDAARERGLKAGELVRTAAKTLGGGGGGKDDVAQGGGQNAAAVPEAVEAVRRLVAEKA; encoded by the coding sequence ATGGAGTCGGCAGAAATCCGCCGCCGCTGGCTGCGCTTCTTCGAGGAGCGCGGGCACACCGTCGTGCCGTCGGCGTCCCTCATCGCCGACGACCCGACCCTGCTGCTGGTCCCCGCCGGCATGGTGCCGTTCAAGCCCTACTTCCTCGGCGAGGCCAAGCCGCCGCACCCGCGCGCCACCAGCGTGCAGAAGTGCGTGCGCACCCCCGACATCGAAGAGGTCGGCAAGACCACCCGGCACGGCACGTTCTTCCAGATGTGCGGCAACTTCTCCTTCGGCGACTACTTCAAGGAGGAGGCGATCCGGTACGCCTGGGAGCTGCTGACCTCCTCCCAGGAGGAGGGCGGCTACGGGCTCGACCCCGAGCGCCTGTGGATCACCGTCTACGAGAAGGACGACGAGGCCGAGCGCATCTGGCGGGACGTCGTCGGCGTGCCCGCCGAGCGCATCCAGCGGCTCGGCATGGACTCCAACTACTGGTCCATGGGCGTGCCCGGCCCGTGCGGCCCCTGCTCGGAGATCAACTACGACCGCGGTCCGGAGTTCGGCGTCGAGGGCGGCCCCGCCGTCAACGACGAGCGCTACGTGGAGATCTGGAACCTGGTCTTCATGCAGTACGAGCGCGGCCCCGGCATCGGCAAGGGCAACTTCGAGATCCTCGGCGACCTGCCCGCGCGGAACATCGACACCGGCCTCGGGCTGGAGCGGCTGGCGATGATCCTCCAGGGCGTCCGGAACATGTACGAGACGGACACCCTGCGGGCCGTCATCGACACCGCCACCGCCCTCACCGGCGTCCACTACGGTGCCGCCCACGACTCCGACGTGTCGCTGCGGGTCGTCGCCGACCACATGCGCACCGCCGTGATGCTCATCGGCGACGGCGTCACCCCCGGCAACGAGGGCCGCGGCTACGTGCTGCGCCGGATCATGCGCCGCGCCATCCGCAACATGCGGATGCTGGGCGCCGAGCGCCCGGTGGTGGCCGAACTCGTCGACGTCGTCATCGGCACGATGGGCCAGCAGTACCCGGAGCTGATCAACGACCGCAAGCGGATCGAGTCGGTGGCGCTGGCCGAGGAGTCGCGCTTCCTCAAGACGCTCTCGGCCGGCACCAACATCCTCGACACCGCGGTCTCCGAGACCAAGTCCGCCGGCGGCTCGGTGCTCGCCGGCGAGCAGGCGTTCCTGCTCCACGACACGTGGGGCTTCCCCATCGACCTCACCCTGGAGATGGCGGCCGAGCAGGGGCTGAGCGTCGACGAGGACGGCTTCCGGCGGCTGATGAAGGAGCAGCGCGACCGGGCCAAGGCCGACGCGCAGGCCAAGAAGACCGGCCACGCCGACCTGTCCGCGTACCGCGAGGTCGCCGACCGCGCCGGGGTCACCGACTTCACCGGCTACACCATGGACGGCAACGAGGCCACCGTCGTCGGCCTGCTGGTGGACGGGCGGCCGTCGCCCGCCGCCACCGAGGGCGACGAGGTCGAGGTCGTGCTGGACCGCACCCCCTTCTACGCCGAGGGCGGCGGCCAGCTCGCCGACACCGGCCGGATCCGGCTGGACAACGGCGCCGTGGTCGAGGTGCGCGACGTGCAGCGCCCGGTGCCGGGGGTCAGCGTCCACAAGGGTGTCGTGCAGGTCGGCGAGGTGACCGTGGGCGCAGCCGTCCACGCGCAGATCGACCTCACCCGCCGGCGGGCCATCGCCCGCGCGCACAGCGCCACCCACCTCACCCACCAGGCGCTGCGCGACGCGCTCGGCCCCACCGCCGCGCAGGCCGGCTCGGAGAACTCGCCCGGCCGCTTCCGCTTCGACTTCGGCTCGCCCACCGCGGTGCCCGGCACCGTCCTGGGCGACGTCGAGCAGCAGATCAACGAGGTGCTGGCCCGTGAACTCGACGTCACCGCCGAGGTGATGCCGATCGCGCGGGCCAAGGCGGAGGGCGCCATCGCCGAGTTCGGCGAGAAGTACGGCGAGCACGTCCGGGTGGTGACCATCGGCGACTTCTCCAAGGAGCTGTGCGGTGGCACCCACGTCCAGAACACCGCCCAGCTTGGCCTGGTGAAGCTGCTCGGCGAGTCCTCCATCGGCTCCGGCGTGCGCCGGGTCGAGGCCCTGGTCGGCGTGGACGCCTACAACTTCCTGGCCCGCGAGCACACCGTCGTCGCCCAGCTCACCGAGCTGGTCAAGGGGCGCCCCGAGGAGCTGCCGGAGCGGATCGCCGGGATGCTGGGCAAGCTCAAGGACGCGGAGAAGGAGATCGAGCGGTTCCGCGCCGAGAAGGTGCTCCAGGCCGCGGCCGGTCTGGCCGAGGCCGCCGAGGACGTCAAGGGCGTCGCCCTGGTCACCGGCACCGTGCCGGAGGGCACCGGCACCGACGACCTGCGCCGGCTGGTGCTGGACGTGCGGCAGCGGGTCGGCGGCGGCCGGCCGGCCGTGGTGGCGCTCTTCGCCGTGGCCGGCGGGCGGCCGCAGACCGTCATCGCCGTCAACGACGCGGCCCGCGAACGCGGCCTGAAGGCCGGCGAGCTGGTCCGCACCGCGGCCAAGACCCTCGGCGGCGGTGGCGGCGGCAAGGACGACGTCGCCCAGGGCGGCGGCCAGAACGCCGCCGCGGTGCCCGAGGCCGTGGAGGCGGTCCGCCGCCTCGTGGCGGAGAAGGCGTGA
- the ruvX gene encoding Holliday junction resolvase RuvX, with product MRRGRRIALDVGDARIGVASCDPDGILATPVETVPGRDVPAALRRLAAIVGEYEPIEVVVGLPRSLNGGEGPAAAKVREFARNVAKLIAPVPVRLVDERLSTVTATHGLRASGVRAKKGRSVVDQAAAVVILQTALETERASGRAPGESVEGVI from the coding sequence ATGCGGCGCGGGCGCCGGATCGCCCTGGACGTCGGGGACGCCAGGATCGGGGTCGCCTCGTGCGACCCCGACGGAATCCTGGCCACCCCGGTGGAGACCGTGCCCGGCCGCGACGTGCCGGCCGCCCTGCGGCGGCTGGCGGCCATCGTCGGCGAGTACGAGCCCATCGAGGTGGTGGTCGGCCTGCCCCGCTCGCTCAACGGCGGGGAGGGGCCGGCCGCGGCCAAGGTGCGGGAGTTCGCGCGGAATGTGGCGAAACTCATCGCGCCGGTCCCCGTGCGGCTGGTGGACGAGCGGCTGAGCACCGTCACCGCCACCCACGGGTTGCGTGCCTCGGGGGTGCGTGCCAAAAAGGGGCGTTCGGTGGTGGATCAGGCCGCCGCGGTCGTTATCCTGCAAACCGCACTGGAGACCGAACGGGCCTCGGGGCGGGCTCCCGGCGAGAGCGTCGAGGGAGTCATCTGA
- the mltG gene encoding endolytic transglycosylase MltG, with product MTDYGRSPGSEPWDPEDPLFGEAQDRGYGGHPQQYPQQGGWQDPYATGQQYPEQQGYGYPQQGYPQQDYGQQQGYDAPQDYGHQGYGNPAGQQGHPQHQAPQQPYPGQGYQQGYDGYDGYDGYDAGSHGTANGSYPAGYQGQPGGPSGPAVQPNAYHDPYGGHAPQDPYAAQADFYGQGGYPQQQNPQNPQDLRGPQNTQQYQQQYQQPLNQPQQFSGAAAPQGGIPGTGRQDADALGTGPGAEDGQAGAGTRERRTREPGTRSTRPSETDWDAEWDPEKEDPTDHAFFSDRKDEDDEADDRDEHDGRGRRSGSAGPKEGKKRRSGCACVVVLAVLVGGVGGVGYAGYHFYESRFGPAPDYSGQGSGDVQVTVAKGSTLVAIGNALKEAGVVKSVGAFTSAAGKNPKGQYIQAGVYILHKQMAAASAVTMMLDPKSQNALIVPEGWRASRVYQAIDAKLHLKAGTTAAQVKGDKDLGLPSWADNNAEGFLFPAKYSISSTMKPVDVVKQMVSQANAEFSQDDLENAAAKVGKSPQDILAIASLVQAEAQQAGDFGKVSRVIYNRLDDGTPLGFDSTINYAMGRSTLTTSLKDTQYPSPYNTYLHKGLPPGPIDSPGHAAIEAALNPTPGQWLYFVTVKPGDTRFAVTSAEHEKNVAAFNEYQKEHGG from the coding sequence ATGACTGACTATGGCCGGAGCCCCGGCTCCGAACCGTGGGACCCCGAGGACCCGCTCTTCGGCGAGGCCCAGGACCGGGGATACGGGGGCCACCCGCAGCAGTACCCCCAGCAGGGCGGCTGGCAGGACCCCTACGCGACCGGCCAGCAGTACCCCGAGCAGCAGGGCTACGGCTACCCCCAACAGGGTTACCCGCAGCAGGACTACGGCCAGCAGCAGGGCTATGACGCCCCCCAGGACTACGGCCACCAGGGTTACGGGAACCCCGCCGGGCAGCAGGGCCACCCGCAGCACCAGGCGCCCCAGCAGCCCTACCCGGGCCAGGGCTACCAGCAGGGCTACGACGGATACGACGGCTACGACGGCTACGACGCCGGCTCGCACGGCACCGCCAACGGCTCCTACCCCGCCGGATACCAGGGCCAGCCGGGCGGCCCTTCCGGCCCCGCGGTCCAGCCGAACGCGTACCACGACCCCTACGGCGGCCACGCTCCCCAGGACCCCTACGCCGCCCAGGCCGACTTCTACGGGCAGGGCGGCTACCCCCAGCAGCAGAACCCGCAGAACCCGCAGGACCTGCGCGGCCCGCAGAACACGCAGCAGTACCAGCAGCAGTACCAGCAGCCCCTGAACCAGCCTCAGCAGTTCTCCGGCGCCGCGGCGCCCCAGGGCGGCATCCCGGGCACCGGACGGCAGGACGCCGACGCCCTCGGCACGGGTCCCGGCGCCGAGGACGGCCAGGCCGGCGCGGGTACCCGGGAACGCCGGACCCGGGAGCCCGGCACCCGCTCCACCCGCCCCTCGGAGACCGACTGGGACGCCGAGTGGGACCCGGAGAAGGAGGACCCCACCGACCACGCGTTCTTCTCCGACCGGAAGGACGAGGACGACGAGGCCGACGACCGGGACGAGCACGACGGCCGCGGCCGCAGGTCCGGCTCCGCCGGCCCCAAGGAGGGCAAGAAGCGGCGCAGCGGCTGTGCCTGCGTGGTGGTGCTCGCCGTGCTGGTGGGCGGTGTCGGCGGCGTCGGCTACGCCGGCTACCACTTCTACGAGAGCCGTTTCGGCCCGGCCCCCGACTACTCCGGCCAGGGCAGCGGCGACGTCCAGGTGACCGTGGCCAAGGGCTCCACCCTCGTGGCGATCGGCAACGCCCTCAAGGAAGCCGGAGTCGTCAAGAGCGTCGGCGCCTTCACCTCGGCCGCGGGCAAGAACCCCAAGGGCCAGTACATCCAGGCCGGCGTCTACATCCTGCACAAGCAGATGGCCGCCGCCTCGGCCGTGACGATGATGCTCGACCCGAAGTCGCAGAACGCCCTGATCGTCCCCGAGGGATGGCGGGCGAGCCGGGTGTACCAGGCCATCGACGCCAAGCTGCACCTCAAGGCCGGCACCACCGCCGCCCAGGTCAAGGGCGACAAGGACCTCGGCCTGCCCTCGTGGGCGGACAACAACGCCGAGGGCTTCCTCTTCCCGGCGAAGTACAGCATCTCCTCGACCATGAAGCCCGTCGACGTGGTCAAGCAGATGGTCAGCCAGGCCAACGCCGAGTTCAGCCAGGACGACCTGGAGAACGCCGCGGCGAAGGTGGGCAAGTCGCCGCAGGACATCCTCGCGATCGCCAGCCTGGTGCAGGCCGAGGCGCAGCAGGCGGGGGACTTCGGCAAGGTCTCGCGGGTGATATACAACCGCCTCGACGACGGCACCCCCCTCGGCTTCGACTCCACGATCAACTACGCCATGGGCCGCTCCACCCTCACCACCTCCCTCAAGGACACGCAGTACCCGTCGCCGTACAACACCTACCTGCACAAGGGGCTGCCGCCCGGGCCGATCGACAGCCCCGGCCACGCGGCGATCGAGGCCGCCCTCAACCCGACGCCGGGCCAGTGGCTCTACTTCGTCACCGTCAAGCCCGGCGACACCCGGTTCGCCGTCACCAGCGCCGAACACGAGAAGAACGTCGCGGCGTTCAACGAGTACCAGAAGGAGCACGGCGGATGA
- a CDS encoding shikimate dehydrogenase: protein MTASRRAAVLGSPIAHSLSPALHRAAYAELGLDGWRYDRFEVDEAALPAFVEAMDPAEWAGLSLTMPLKRAIIPLLDEVSATAGSVEAVNTLVLTPEGRRLGDNTDIPGMVAALAERGVGSVPAAAVLGAGATASSALAALARICTGEVTAYVRGAERARQMQQWGERLGVDVRAAAWDDAAEALTAPLVVNTTPAGAADHLAAAVPAAPGTLFDVLYDPWPTALAAAWTARGGAVTGGLDLLVHQAVLQVEQHTGRTPAPLAAMRAAGEAALAAA from the coding sequence ATGACCGCCTCCCGCCGGGCAGCCGTCCTCGGATCGCCCATCGCGCACTCCCTCTCCCCGGCGCTGCACCGCGCCGCCTACGCCGAACTCGGCCTGGACGGCTGGCGGTACGACCGGTTCGAGGTCGACGAGGCCGCGCTGCCCGCGTTCGTCGAGGCGATGGACCCCGCCGAGTGGGCCGGGCTGTCGCTCACGATGCCGCTCAAGAGGGCGATCATCCCGCTGCTGGACGAGGTCTCCGCCACGGCGGGCTCGGTCGAGGCCGTCAACACCCTGGTGCTCACCCCCGAAGGCCGGCGCCTCGGCGACAACACCGACATCCCCGGCATGGTCGCGGCCCTGGCCGAGCGGGGCGTCGGCTCCGTGCCCGCCGCGGCCGTCCTGGGCGCCGGCGCCACCGCCTCCTCGGCGCTGGCCGCGCTGGCCCGGATCTGCACCGGCGAGGTCACCGCGTACGTGCGCGGCGCCGAACGGGCCCGGCAGATGCAGCAGTGGGGCGAGCGGCTCGGAGTCGACGTGCGTGCCGCCGCCTGGGACGACGCCGCCGAGGCGCTCACCGCGCCGCTGGTCGTCAACACCACCCCGGCCGGCGCCGCCGACCACCTCGCCGCCGCCGTCCCGGCCGCCCCCGGCACCCTCTTCGACGTCCTGTACGACCCCTGGCCGACCGCCCTCGCCGCCGCCTGGACCGCCCGCGGCGGCGCCGTGACCGGCGGCCTGGACCTGCTCGTCCACCAGGCCGTCCTCCAGGTCGAGCAGCACACCGGCCGCACCCCCGCCCCGCTGGCCGCCATGCGCGCCGCCGGCGAGGCGGCCCTCGCCGCGGCCTGA